The genomic stretch ATCCGCGCTTCGAGATCGAAGGTCAGCCCTATCTCATGGCAACCCAGCTTCTGGGCGCCATCCCCAAGCGCGAACTTGGCCCTGCCATCGGCTCCCTCGCCGCCCAGCAGGACGACATCACCCGCGCGCTCGACGTGCTGATCACGGGCTTCTGACCATGGCCGAAGCCCCCCTGTTGAAGACCGAGGACGGCCAGCCCGAGCCGGATCGCCGCCGGCGATGGGTTTCGCCGCTGCTGCGACGAATCCTGCTGGTGAACGCCCTGCCACCGGCGCTTTTGGCCGCCGCGTTGCTCTACCTCGACCAATATCAGAACGGCTTGCTGGGGGCCGAGGTGGAAGCCATGCGCACCCAGGCGCGCATCTACGCTGGCGGCATCGCCGAGGCGGCGGTGCGCATCCAGGATGACCGAGCGGTGCTGGTGCCCGAGGTGGCGCGCCCGCTGCTGCGCCGCTTGGTGGAACCCTCGCCCAACACCCAGGCCCGCCTGTTCGATACGGCGGGCCTCGTCGTCGCCGATAGCCGCGTGCGGGAGGCGGTGGGCGGCGCCGTGGTGACCGAGCCCTTGCCCGCGCCGGCCCCGCGCGGCGCGCTCTCGGACAGTGTTTCGAGCCTCTATGAGCGCGTGCTGGGGCTGCTGCCGCGCCAGGCGCTGAATCCGGTGGTGCTGGACACCACGCCCGATGCGCAAAGCTTCGACTGGCAGCCTGATCTCGGGCCCGAACGCCAGGCGGAGCTGCGCCTGGCGCTGGAGGGCGGGGTCACCCCCTATATCCGCCGCACGCCGGATGGGCGGCTGCTGGTGAGTGTCGCGGAGCCCGCGCGGCGCGGCGCGCAGGCCGTGGGCATCGTGCTGCTGACTCGCGAGGCGCGGGAGGTGGATGCGCGGCTGTTTGAAATCCGCGCCAGTGTGCTGGGCCTTTTCGTGCTGGCCTTGATCCTGACGGTGGCGGTTTCGCTGTATCTCGCACGAACACTGGCCAACCCGATCCTGCAACTGGCCGGTGCGGCGGCCGAGATGCGCCAGGGCAAGGGCCGCAGCGGCAGCGTGCCCGAACGCCTGCTGGAGCGGCAGGACGAGATCGGCATCCTGGCGCGGGACCTTCAGGCGGCGGCCCGCGCGCTCTGGGCGCGGATTGACGCCAATGAACGCTTCGCCGCCGATGTGGCGCATGAGCTGAAGAACCCACTCACCAGCGTGCGCAGCGCCATCGAGACGCTCCGCCGCGTGGAAGACCCGGCGCAGCAGAAGCGCCTGCTGGCCATCATCGCCAATGACGCGGTGCGGATGGACCGGCTGATCGGCGATATCGCCGACAGCTCGCGCGTGGATGCGGAGCTTTCGCGCGCCGTGGCGGAGCCCGTGGATATCGGCCCGATCCTCGCCGTGCTGGTCGAGTTGCACAACACGACGCGGCAGCCGCGTGACCCCGAGATGGAGCTGGAGGCGCCGGAAAAGCTGGTCGCGATGGGGGTGGAGGACCGCCTGGTGCAGGTGCTGCGCAACCTGTTGGGGAATGCCGTCTCCTTCAGCCCGGATCACGGCCCCCAGCCGAGCCATGTGTGGCTGCGCGCGCGCGAGGCGGGGGCGGAGGTGGAACTCATCGTCGAGGATGAAGGCCCCGGCATCCCGGATGCGAAGCTGGAGGGGATTTTCGATCGCTTCTATTCCGAACGGCCGCGTGGCGAGCGCTTCGGGCAGCATTCGGGCCTGGGGCTTTCGATCTCCAAGCAGATCATCGAGGGACTGCGCGGGCGGATCAGCGCCGAGAACCGCCGTGATGCGGAGGGGAAGGTGCTGGGTGCGCGGTTCGTCGT from Sediminicoccus sp. KRV36 encodes the following:
- a CDS encoding CcdB family protein, producing the protein MARFDLFRRPRGAPGYLLQIQSDFLDRLETRVVAPLLPPDALPRPIRDLHPRFEIEGQPYLMATQLLGAIPKRELGPAIGSLAAQQDDITRALDVLITGF
- a CDS encoding stimulus-sensing domain-containing protein, whose product is MAEAPLLKTEDGQPEPDRRRRWVSPLLRRILLVNALPPALLAAALLYLDQYQNGLLGAEVEAMRTQARIYAGGIAEAAVRIQDDRAVLVPEVARPLLRRLVEPSPNTQARLFDTAGLVVADSRVREAVGGAVVTEPLPAPAPRGALSDSVSSLYERVLGLLPRQALNPVVLDTTPDAQSFDWQPDLGPERQAELRLALEGGVTPYIRRTPDGRLLVSVAEPARRGAQAVGIVLLTREAREVDARLFEIRASVLGLFVLALILTVAVSLYLARTLANPILQLAGAAAEMRQGKGRSGSVPERLLERQDEIGILARDLQAAARALWARIDANERFAADVAHELKNPLTSVRSAIETLRRVEDPAQQKRLLAIIANDAVRMDRLIGDIADSSRVDAELSRAVAEPVDIGPILAVLVELHNTTRQPRDPEMELEAPEKLVAMGVEDRLVQVLRNLLGNAVSFSPDHGPQPSHVWLRAREAGAEVELIVEDEGPGIPDAKLEGIFDRFYSERPRGERFGQHSGLGLSISKQIIEGLRGRISAENRRDAEGKVLGARFVVRLPKA